The proteins below come from a single Phocoena sinus isolate mPhoSin1 chromosome 2, mPhoSin1.pri, whole genome shotgun sequence genomic window:
- the SUV39H2 gene encoding histone-lysine N-methyltransferase SUV39H2 has product MEYYLVKWKGWPDSTNTWEPLQNLKCPLLLQQFSNDKHNYLSQVKKGKAITLKENHRALKPALAEYIVKKAKQRIALQRWQDELNRRKNHKGMIFVENTVDLEGPPSDFYYINEYKPAPGISLVNEATFGCSCTDCFFEKCCPAEAGVLLAYNKNQQIKIPPGTPIYECNSRCQCGPDCPNRIVQKGTQYSLCIFRTSNGCGWGVKTLVKIRRRSFVMEYVGEVITSEEAERRGQLYDNKGITYLFDLDYESDEFTVDAARYGNVSHFVNHSCDPNLQVFNVFIDNLDTRLPRIALFSTRTINAGEELTFDYQMKGSGDISSDSVDHSPAKKRARTVCKCGAVTCRGYLN; this is encoded by the exons ATGGAATATTATCTTGTAAAATGGAAAGGATGGCCAGATTCTACAAATACTTGGGAACCTTTGCAAAATCTCAAGTGCCCATTACTGCTTCAGCAGTTCTCTAATGACAAGCATAATTATTTATCTCAGGTAAAGAAAGGCAAAGCAATAACtctaaaagaaaatcacagagctTTGAAGCCTGCCCTTGCTGAATACATTGTAAAGAAGGCTAAACAAAGGATAGCTCTGCAGAGATGGCAGGACGAACTCAACAGAAGGAAGAATCACAAAGGAATgatttttgttgaaaatactgTGGACTTAGAGGGCCCCCCTTCAGACTTCTACTACATTAATGAATACAAACCAGCTCCTGGAATCAGCTTAGTGAATGAAGCCACCTTTGGTTGTTCATGCACAGATTGCTTCTTTGAGAAATGTTGTCCTGCTGAAGCTGGAGTTCTTTTGGCTTATAATAAAAATCAGCAAATTAAAATCCCACCTGGCACCCCCATTTACGAATGCAACTCAAGGTGTCAGTGTGGACCCGATTGTCCCAACAGGATTGTCCAAAAAGGCACGCAGTACTCACTTTGCATCTTTCGGACCAGCAATGGCTGTGGCTGGGGCGTAAAGACCCTCGTGAAGATTAGGAGAAGGAGCTTTGTCATGGAGTATGTCGGAGAG gttATCACAAGTGAAGAAGCTGAAAGACGGGGGCAGTTATATGACAACAAAGGAATCACATATCTCTTTGATCTGGACTATGAATCTGATGAATTCACAGTGGATGCAGCTCGATATGGAAATGTGTCTCATTTTGTGAATCACAGT TGTGACCCGAATCTTCAGGTGTTCAACGTTTTCATTGATAACCTCGACACCCGTCTTCCCCGAATAGCATTATTTTCCACGagaactataaatgctggagaagagcTCACTTTTGATTATCAAATGAAAG GTTCTGGAGATATATCTTCAGATTCTGTTGACCACAGCCCAGCCAAAAAGAGGGCCAGAACTGTGTGCAAATGTGGAGCTGTGACTTGCAGAGGTTACCTCAACTGA